In Humulus lupulus chromosome 6, drHumLupu1.1, whole genome shotgun sequence, a single genomic region encodes these proteins:
- the LOC133784882 gene encoding uncharacterized protein LOC133784882 — MAENMDVIPIESTGGCHRTPASTTKNQSSRDQPVQVSIPTVPVNHNEKPEKFTGVNFKTSQQKILFYLTTLNLVRFLKEVPPTVGEDEADVQTQHAVEAWKHAEFLCRNYILNGLSDSLYSVYSVKKTAKELWESLDHKYKAEDVGAKKFLVGQFLNFKMVDSKNVISQVQDLQLIIHGIHAEGMVLSESFQVAAIIEKLPPAWIDFKNYLKHKQGNEC, encoded by the coding sequence ATGGCTGAAAATATGGATGTTATTCCTATTGAAAGCACTGGTGGATGTCACCGAACTCCGGCTTCGACCACAAAGAACCAATCCTCAAGGGACCAGCCTGTGCAAGTTTCGATTCCAACGGTTCCAGTGAACCATAATGAGAAACCTGAAAAATTCACTGGTGTGAATTTTAAGACCTCGCAGCAGAAAATACTATTCTACTTAACAACATTGAATCTTGTGAGATTCTTGAAAGAGGTTCCTCCCACTGTTGGAGAGGACGAAGCAGATGTGCAAACTCAACATGCAGTTGAGGCATGGAAGCATGCTGAATTCCTTTGTAGGAATTACATTCTGAATGGCTTGTCTGACTCGCTGTATAGTGTGTACAGTGTGAAGAAAACGGCTAAGGAACTGTGGGAGTCTTTGGACCACAAGTACAAAGCCGAAGATGTTGGAGCCAAGAAATTCTTGGTTGGCCAATTCTTGAACTTCAAGATGGTGGATTCCAAAAATGTGATAAGCCAAGTGCAAGATCTTCAATTGATTATCCATGGAATACATGCTGAAGGGATGGTCTTGAGTGAGTCTTTCCAAGTAGCTGCAATTATAGAGAAGCTACCCCCTGCATGGATAGACTTCAAAAATTATCTCAAGCACAAGCAAGGAAATGAGTGTTGA
- the LOC133784883 gene encoding TMV resistance protein N-like, producing the protein MEVDDDQLSILASLKKYDVFISFNGEIRNNFFSHLCRAFNNIGIKIFFDDKIDRGEEISKALFDAIDQSKFCLIIFSKNYACSSWCLDELVYILEKKQKKELIVLPVFYYVEPSIVRRQKDTFETAFFNHEKCYNDTIIHNWRVALIKAAGLSGWDASKIRNDDELVNDIVNHIQAKLGSASKQELDGIDKASIGRLCGMGTSVKLGSKL; encoded by the exons ATGGAGGTTGATGATGATCAGCTCTCCATCTTGGCTTCTCTGAAAAAATATGATGTTTTTATCAGTTTTAATGGTGAAATTCGTAATAATTTTTTTAGTCATCTCTGTAGAGCGTTCAACAATATCGGAATTAAAATCTTCTTCGATGATAAAATTGACCGAGGAGAGGAAATTTCCAAGGCTCTTTTCGATGCCATCGACCAAtctaaattttgtttaattattttttctaaaaactaTGCGTGTTCATCGTGGTGTTTGGATGAGTTGGTGTATATTCTCGAAAAGAAGCAAAAGAAAGAGCTGATTGTTCTCCCTGTATTTTATTATGTTGAGCCGTCTATTGTGCGTAGACAAAAAGACACTTTCGAAACTGCATTTTTTAACCATGAAAAATGTTACAATGATACTATTATACACAACTGGAGAGTTGCTTTAATTAAAGCTGCTGGTCTTTCTGGATGGGATGCCTCAAAGATAAG gaATGATGATGAATTAGTCAATGACATTGTCAATCATATACAAGCCAAATTGGGATCTGCGTCAAAGCAAGAATTAGATGGAATTGACAAAGCTAGCATCGGACGACTTTGTGGCATGG GGACATCTGTAAAGCTTGGAAGTAAATTATAA